The following coding sequences lie in one Metallumcola ferriviriculae genomic window:
- the yhbH gene encoding sporulation protein YhbH produces MTDNLISRDDWSLHRKGRIDQKRHREKVKDAIKNNLSDLITDEGIIITKGKKVLKVPIRSLEEYHFRYSHEKNKHGGQGNGNSKKGDVLGSDPSGGPSGRGKGAGDQPGVDYYEVEMSVEELSELLFEELELPNMQEKQSKEVETEAYRFTDVRKRGLSGNLDKKRTILENLKRNAMKGEPKIGGITPEDLRYKTWTVHRQYKSNAVVLAMMDTSGSMGNFEKYIARSFFFWMVRFLRTKYESVEIIFIAHHTQAKVVTEEEFFTKGESGGTKCSSAYSLALDLIDKKYPPEEYNLYPFHFSDGDNLPSDNELCYKLVAGLLERCNMFGYGEIVNPYYRSSTLLNTFKSVSADNFKAVTIKDKNEVFSALKAFFSRKDRD; encoded by the coding sequence TTGACTGACAATCTTATTTCCAGAGACGACTGGTCCCTGCATCGTAAGGGCCGTATCGACCAGAAAAGACATCGGGAAAAGGTGAAAGATGCCATAAAAAATAATTTATCTGATTTGATAACGGATGAAGGTATTATTATTACTAAAGGTAAGAAGGTTTTGAAAGTTCCCATTCGTTCCTTGGAGGAATATCATTTTCGTTACAGTCATGAGAAAAATAAACACGGCGGTCAAGGGAATGGCAATAGCAAAAAGGGTGACGTGTTGGGAAGCGATCCTTCAGGAGGACCATCCGGAAGAGGCAAGGGGGCCGGCGACCAACCAGGAGTGGACTATTACGAAGTAGAGATGTCAGTGGAGGAATTATCGGAACTTCTGTTTGAAGAATTGGAATTACCGAACATGCAAGAAAAACAAAGCAAGGAGGTAGAGACAGAAGCATATCGTTTTACTGATGTGCGTAAAAGAGGTCTATCCGGCAATCTGGATAAAAAACGCACCATCCTAGAAAACCTGAAACGGAATGCCATGAAGGGAGAGCCAAAGATCGGGGGTATAACCCCGGAAGACTTACGCTATAAGACCTGGACCGTGCATAGGCAGTATAAATCTAATGCTGTCGTACTGGCGATGATGGATACATCGGGAAGCATGGGCAACTTTGAAAAGTACATCGCACGAAGTTTCTTCTTCTGGATGGTGCGTTTTTTAAGAACTAAGTATGAGAGTGTAGAAATAATCTTTATTGCTCATCATACCCAGGCGAAAGTGGTGACCGAGGAGGAGTTCTTTACCAAAGGTGAAAGTGGCGGGACAAAATGCTCTTCGGCATATAGTCTGGCCCTGGATTTAATTGATAAAAAGTATCCACCTGAAGAATATAACCTTTACCCCTTTCATTTCTCTGATGGTGACAACCTACCCTCAGATAATGAACTTTGCTATAAATTGGTCGCGGGTCTGCTGGAACGCTGTAATATGTTTGGCTATGGTGAAATTGTTAATCCCTACTATCGCAGCAGTACTCTGCTCAATACCTTTAAATCCGTCTCTGCAGACAATTTTAAGGCAGTGACAATAAAGGATAAGAATGAAGTGTTTTCCGCTTTAAAAGCATTTTTCAGCAGAAAAGATAGAGATTAA
- a CDS encoding SpoVR family protein, with protein MVKLAKAFGLDFFPMRFELVPAEIIYTVGSYGMPTRFSHWSHGKAFHRLKMQYDYNLSRIYELIINSDPSYAFLLEGNSTIQNKMVIAHVLAHSDFFKNNSYFQKTSRKMTETMACNAARIEEYEQQYGHHEVETFLDAVLSILEHIDPRHHIGEKKEEAPIPKVTEYDDLFALGKTASDVSKLSRQIKQFPSQPDKDLIAFIARNAPGLEDWQRDILWMLREEMLYFWPQVETKIMNEGWATFWHLRIMRGMDLTEDEAVEFSKMNSNLVLPSRASINPYHLGLAIFEDIYKRWDKPSAEETLKYGRRPGLGMEKIFQVRETENDGSFLRNYLTEELVEELDLYLYKKVGHEWQVVETDWEEVRDGLINSIMNGGHPYLEVENGDYCGSGDLLINHCFEGQELDIAYLEKTLPHVYLLWGKPVHLKTVIEGKHVKFSYDGKKNSRQLL; from the coding sequence ATGGTAAAACTGGCCAAGGCATTTGGCCTTGATTTTTTTCCCATGCGGTTTGAATTAGTGCCTGCAGAGATTATTTATACTGTAGGTTCATATGGAATGCCCACTCGTTTTTCCCACTGGTCTCACGGCAAGGCATTTCATCGTTTGAAGATGCAGTACGACTACAACCTCAGCCGAATTTACGAGTTGATCATTAATTCCGATCCGAGTTATGCATTTTTATTGGAAGGCAATTCCACTATCCAAAATAAAATGGTTATTGCCCATGTGCTGGCTCACAGTGATTTTTTCAAAAACAATTCATATTTTCAAAAAACTTCTCGCAAAATGACAGAGACTATGGCGTGTAACGCCGCTCGGATAGAAGAATATGAGCAGCAGTACGGTCATCACGAAGTGGAGACATTTCTCGATGCCGTTTTGTCAATCCTTGAACATATTGACCCCAGGCACCACATTGGTGAAAAAAAAGAAGAGGCCCCTATCCCTAAAGTGACAGAGTACGATGATTTGTTTGCTTTGGGCAAAACAGCTTCCGATGTAAGCAAATTAAGCCGGCAAATAAAGCAGTTTCCTTCGCAGCCCGACAAGGACCTGATAGCATTTATTGCCCGAAATGCTCCCGGATTGGAAGATTGGCAGCGGGATATCCTCTGGATGCTGCGAGAGGAGATGCTTTATTTCTGGCCCCAAGTGGAGACAAAAATCATGAACGAAGGCTGGGCAACGTTTTGGCACCTACGTATCATGCGGGGGATGGATTTAACAGAAGACGAAGCAGTAGAATTTTCTAAGATGAACAGCAATCTGGTACTTCCATCACGTGCCTCTATAAACCCATATCATCTCGGCCTGGCCATTTTTGAAGATATTTACAAGCGATGGGATAAACCTTCAGCGGAAGAAACATTAAAATACGGCCGCCGTCCTGGTTTGGGTATGGAAAAAATCTTTCAGGTAAGGGAAACAGAAAACGACGGCTCTTTCCTGCGTAACTACCTTACTGAAGAATTAGTAGAAGAACTAGACCTTTACCTTTACAAAAAAGTAGGTCACGAATGGCAGGTGGTGGAGACTGACTGGGAAGAAGTGAGGGACGGCTTAATAAACAGCATCATGAATGGAGGCCACCCCTACCTCGAAGTGGAAAACGGTGACTATTGCGGCTCGGGGGATCTGTTGATAAATCACTGCTTCGAGGGGCAGGAATTAGATATAGCGTACCTTGAAAAAACCCTTCCCCACGTCTATCTCCTCTGGGGGAAACCGGTACATCTTAAGACGGTAATAGAAGGGAAACACGTGAAATTTTCATACGACGGAAAGAAAAACAGCCGCCAGCTGCTTTGA